A genomic segment from Propioniciclava sp. MC1595 encodes:
- a CDS encoding ribbon-helix-helix domain-containing protein, with protein MSQVKLSVSLSESEVAALDKYAHAAGLKSRSAAIQQAIRLLGDPELQSAYESAWREWEDSGNADAWDSAAADGMADAPR; from the coding sequence ATGAGTCAGGTGAAGTTGAGTGTGAGTCTCTCCGAGAGCGAGGTCGCAGCCCTGGACAAGTACGCCCACGCTGCCGGCCTGAAGTCGCGCTCCGCGGCCATCCAGCAGGCGATCAGGCTACTCGGCGACCCAGAACTCCAGTCCGCCTACGAATCAGCCTGGCGGGAGTGGGAAGACTCCGGGAACGCCGACGCGTGGGATTCCGCCGCGGCTGACGGGATGGCTGATGCTCCGCGGTGA
- a CDS encoding tyrosine-type recombinase/integrase, with protein sequence MHTDDFFRLVRSWLTVYLPRSRRLSAHTIRSYKTALTMLLAYLHETRGLDLTAVSFEAIDHATIRGFTTWLTDDRHVSPASANQRLAAIKSFLSFCAAEDPALVAVWLDIKQVRPARVPARAPDALSMPAVEALIRAPGQRTRQGLRDTTIFLLLFDAAARIQEVLDLTLADLDTTSGHGRVILTGKGHKTRTIPIMDKTCRHLDQYLDAFHIGTPEPGTLLFYTVRAGRHQPMSQDNINYLLNKYAAAARPGCPDVPRRVHAHQLRHARAMQMLRAGVPLPHIKEFLGHVNITTTSVYATADNQMVRDAIQKAAGATPELAPLWKGDDDLILRLAGLT encoded by the coding sequence ATGCACACGGATGACTTCTTCCGGCTCGTGCGTTCCTGGCTGACCGTCTACCTGCCGCGCTCACGTCGGCTCAGCGCCCATACCATCCGCTCGTACAAGACGGCGCTGACCATGCTGCTGGCCTACCTGCACGAAACCCGCGGGCTGGACCTGACCGCGGTCAGCTTCGAAGCCATCGACCACGCGACGATCCGGGGGTTCACCACCTGGCTGACCGACGACCGACACGTCAGCCCCGCCTCGGCCAACCAGCGTCTGGCAGCGATCAAGTCGTTCCTGTCGTTCTGCGCCGCAGAAGACCCGGCACTGGTCGCGGTCTGGCTGGACATCAAACAAGTCCGGCCCGCCCGGGTACCGGCCCGCGCCCCGGACGCGCTGAGCATGCCCGCCGTCGAGGCACTGATCCGCGCTCCGGGCCAGCGCACCCGCCAGGGCCTCCGTGACACCACCATCTTCTTGCTATTGTTCGACGCCGCCGCCCGGATCCAGGAAGTCCTCGACCTGACCCTCGCCGACCTCGACACCACCAGCGGGCACGGCCGGGTCATCCTGACTGGCAAGGGCCACAAGACCCGGACGATCCCGATCATGGACAAGACCTGCCGTCACCTTGACCAGTACCTCGACGCGTTCCACATCGGCACACCAGAGCCGGGAACGCTGCTGTTCTACACGGTCCGGGCCGGCCGTCACCAGCCGATGAGCCAAGACAACATCAACTACCTGCTGAACAAATACGCGGCAGCCGCCCGGCCGGGTTGCCCGGATGTCCCCCGACGGGTCCATGCCCACCAGTTGCGCCACGCGCGGGCCATGCAGATGCTGCGGGCTGGCGTACCCCTGCCGCACATCAAGGAGTTTCTCGGCCACGTCAACATCACCACCACCAGCGTCTACGCCACGGCCGACAACCAGATGGTGCGCGACGCGATCCAGAAAGCCGCCGGCGCCACCCCCGAACTCGCGCCCCTCTGGAAAGGAGACGACGACCTGATCCTCCGACTCGCAGGCCTCACGTAG
- a CDS encoding type II toxin-antitoxin system PemK/MazF family toxin: MLRGEIRLVDLEPARAGEADKRRPAVIVSNDNANATAARLGRGVVTVVPVTSNIARVYPFQVLLPADETGLHVDSKAQAEQVRSVSVERIGPVTGRIPTYLLTQLDDALRLHLHL; encoded by the coding sequence ATGCTCCGCGGTGAGATCCGGTTGGTCGATCTGGAACCCGCCCGCGCGGGAGAGGCGGACAAGCGTCGCCCTGCGGTGATCGTGAGCAACGACAACGCCAACGCCACCGCGGCGAGGCTGGGGCGTGGCGTCGTCACCGTGGTCCCCGTCACCAGCAACATCGCCAGGGTCTACCCCTTCCAGGTCCTCCTCCCCGCTGACGAAACAGGCCTGCACGTGGATTCGAAAGCCCAAGCTGAACAAGTTCGTTCGGTCTCGGTGGAACGCATCGGCCCCGTCACTGGCCGGATTCCCACATACCTGCTGACCCAACTCGACGACGCCCTGCGCCTGCACCTCCACCTCTGA